In the genome of Bradyrhizobium arachidis, one region contains:
- the arsC gene encoding arsenate reductase (glutaredoxin) (This arsenate reductase requires both glutathione and glutaredoxin to convert arsenate to arsenite, after which the efflux transporter formed by ArsA and ArsB can extrude the arsenite from the cell, providing resistance.) — protein sequence MDAIIYHNPDCGTSRNTLAMIRNAGIEPHVIEYLKSPPSRALLQQLIARMGISVREAVREKAPPYAELGLGNTALTDEQLLDAMMAHPILINRPIVVTPKGVKLCRPSELVLDLLPAQHGEFVKEDGERVRLDRGA from the coding sequence ATGGACGCGATCATCTACCACAATCCCGATTGCGGCACGTCGCGCAACACGCTTGCGATGATCCGGAACGCCGGCATCGAACCGCACGTGATCGAATATCTGAAGTCGCCACCGTCGCGCGCGCTGTTGCAGCAGTTGATCGCGCGCATGGGAATTTCGGTACGCGAGGCGGTTCGCGAGAAGGCGCCGCCTTACGCGGAGCTCGGGCTCGGCAATACGGCGCTGACCGACGAGCAACTGCTCGACGCGATGATGGCGCACCCGATCCTCATCAATCGTCCGATCGTGGTGACGCCGAAAGGCGTGAAGCTCTGCCGCCCCTCCGAACTGGTGCTCGATCTGCTGCCGGCGCAGCACGGCGAATTCGTCAAAGAAGATGGCGAGCGCGTCAGGCTGGATCGCGGCGCCTGA
- a CDS encoding aquaporin gives MPGLAQRAFAEWLGTAFLLAAVVGSGIMAQRLSGGNVALALLCNTIATGAVLVVLILMFAPISGAHFNPAVTLAFALRGEVPWTDAIAYLAAQIAGAIAGVGLAHLMFELPLLQLSLTERSGAGQWLAEAVATFGLLSTILGVGYRTPAAVPYAVGLYITSAYWFTSSTSFANPAVTIARSLSDTFAGIAPWGVPAFITAQLIGAGLAVLLARWLWAGAPETWSAPQLPSGGPV, from the coding sequence ATGCCAGGGCTTGCACAGCGCGCCTTCGCCGAGTGGCTCGGAACGGCGTTCCTGCTCGCAGCCGTCGTCGGCTCCGGGATCATGGCGCAGAGACTCTCAGGCGGAAACGTCGCGCTGGCGCTGCTGTGCAATACCATCGCCACCGGCGCTGTCCTCGTCGTGCTGATCCTGATGTTCGCCCCGATATCGGGTGCGCATTTCAATCCGGCGGTGACGCTGGCATTCGCTTTGCGCGGCGAGGTACCATGGACCGACGCTATTGCCTATCTCGCCGCCCAGATCGCCGGCGCAATCGCGGGCGTGGGGCTCGCGCATCTGATGTTCGAGCTTCCACTCCTCCAGCTGTCGCTCACGGAACGCAGCGGCGCCGGACAATGGTTGGCCGAGGCCGTCGCCACCTTCGGCCTGCTATCGACGATCCTTGGCGTCGGCTATCGGACCCCAGCGGCCGTTCCTTACGCGGTCGGCCTCTATATCACCTCGGCCTACTGGTTCACGTCGTCGACATCGTTCGCCAATCCCGCCGTTACCATCGCCCGCTCGCTATCTGATACGTTCGCAGGGATCGCCCCTTGGGGCGTTCCAGCTTTCATCACCGCTCAACTCATCGGGGCCGGCCTTGCCGTTCTGCTGGCACGCTGGCTCTGGGCCGGAGCCCCTGAAACGTGGAGCGCTCCTCAGCTCCCGTCCGGCGGGCCTGTATAA
- a CDS encoding ArsI/CadI family heavy metal resistance metalloenzyme: protein MKRLHVHVSVEDLSRSIEFYSALFASEPSVVKADYAKWMLEDPRVNFAISTRGRAAGLDHLGIQVETGEELQEVYARLRQAGGDIIEQGQTTCCYAKSEKSWIDDPAGIAWETFHTTGESTDYGDGSGENRARVAHEKQQTQSACCAPQAAPTASKACC from the coding sequence ATGAAGCGCCTGCACGTTCACGTCTCCGTCGAGGATCTCTCCCGCTCGATCGAGTTCTACTCCGCCCTGTTCGCAAGCGAGCCTTCGGTCGTGAAAGCCGACTATGCCAAATGGATGCTTGAAGACCCGCGCGTAAATTTTGCCATCTCGACACGCGGACGCGCGGCAGGCCTCGACCATCTCGGCATCCAGGTCGAGACCGGCGAGGAGCTGCAAGAGGTCTATGCACGCCTGCGCCAGGCCGGCGGCGACATCATCGAACAGGGGCAGACCACCTGCTGCTATGCCAAGTCGGAAAAATCCTGGATCGACGATCCCGCCGGCATCGCCTGGGAAACCTTCCACACCACGGGCGAGAGCACCGATTACGGCGACGGCAGCGGCGAGAACCGGGCGCGGGTCGCGCACGAGAAGCAACAGACGCAGTCGGCTTGCTGCGCGCCGCAGGCGGCGCCGACGGCCTCAAAGGCGTGCTGCTGA